A portion of the Acidisarcina polymorpha genome contains these proteins:
- a CDS encoding glycosyltransferase, whose amino-acid sequence MKLAIYMLPFQSHVSVLLSVAREMRRRGHEIVVLGLRDLEERVAQEVGMTFVPMCDREYPLGATRAALAPLRSMSGIAGTEFCINMLTHLCAAVLEDGPRALRESQAEALILDFSSRGMDAVAVSMDIPYVHISNAVHSDYSGNTPFWCYDWPPETTEEALARNRAGLVRLAKAAAPMHALLRSFLEEAGVDIAWSDLHALTSKLAWLTQIPPELDFKNSHWPKQLIHVGPLCQPPSMPDTNFPWHRLTGEPLIYVSFGTLQTDLFSLYEVVVKIARTKGYQIVLSTGGFPMDEKLKDIPDNLILVRFAPQVEILRQAALCITHGGVNTVLEALQCGVPLVVLPITNDQPGVAARVAYAGVGAFCRVEDLNPSNLSGLIDEVMQNPGYRARAKQLQSVLSYERSIVRAGEYIEKALASVVADHTEAAREHFAGSE is encoded by the coding sequence ATGAAACTCGCTATTTATATGTTGCCTTTCCAGAGCCATGTGTCCGTGCTGCTGTCGGTCGCCCGGGAGATGCGTCGCCGCGGACATGAGATCGTCGTGCTTGGACTCCGCGATCTGGAGGAGAGAGTCGCTCAAGAAGTTGGAATGACTTTCGTGCCCATGTGTGACAGAGAGTACCCTCTAGGGGCGACGCGAGCAGCGCTCGCCCCGCTGCGCTCTATGTCTGGTATTGCTGGTACAGAGTTCTGCATTAATATGCTGACGCATCTATGCGCTGCGGTGCTGGAGGACGGCCCCCGGGCTCTCCGCGAAAGTCAAGCTGAGGCCCTCATCCTTGATTTCTCCTCGAGGGGGATGGATGCGGTGGCCGTCTCCATGGACATCCCCTACGTGCACATTTCGAATGCTGTACATAGCGACTATTCGGGGAACACGCCGTTCTGGTGCTACGATTGGCCACCGGAAACAACAGAGGAAGCGCTAGCCAGGAACCGTGCTGGGTTGGTTCGCCTGGCAAAAGCAGCGGCTCCAATGCATGCGTTGCTCAGGAGCTTTCTGGAGGAGGCTGGCGTGGACATCGCATGGAGCGACCTTCACGCACTGACTTCGAAGCTTGCATGGCTCACACAGATCCCTCCGGAACTTGACTTTAAAAACTCCCATTGGCCGAAGCAGCTCATCCACGTGGGACCGCTTTGCCAGCCTCCGAGCATGCCAGATACCAACTTCCCGTGGCATCGCCTGACGGGAGAGCCGCTGATCTATGTGTCGTTTGGAACGCTGCAGACGGACCTGTTTTCACTCTATGAGGTGGTCGTCAAGATTGCCCGTACCAAGGGGTACCAGATTGTGCTGTCGACAGGTGGATTTCCAATGGACGAAAAGCTCAAGGATATCCCAGACAACTTGATCCTAGTCCGCTTCGCCCCACAAGTTGAGATTTTGAGGCAAGCCGCACTATGCATCACGCATGGGGGCGTCAACACGGTGCTGGAAGCTCTCCAGTGCGGAGTTCCCCTCGTTGTTCTTCCGATCACCAATGATCAGCCTGGGGTCGCTGCCCGAGTTGCGTACGCAGGGGTAGGTGCATTTTGTCGTGTGGAGGATCTTAATCCCTCAAACCTCTCCGGTCTGATCGACGAGGTGATGCAGAACCCCGGCTACCGTGCGCGTGCGAAGCAGCTACAAAGTGTTCTGAGCTATGAAAGAAGTATTGTGCGTGCTGGCGAGTATATCGAGAAAGCCCTTGCCAGCGTGGTTGCTGATCACACCGAAGCCGCGCGAGAACACTTTGCAGGAAGCGAGTGA
- a CDS encoding nucleotide disphospho-sugar-binding domain-containing protein, producing the protein MKFAIYTALSHSHIRVMSALAKELETFGHSVCAIGMEDHAPVFHSLDMEFFPVCLREFPRGELQRRYEPVREMYGMDALRATSAVGCDVVAGVLKDGERAVRASGADALLLDTSARGLEVIAMHMGMPFAHVSAQLHDDYSGVTPHWFFDWPPETSSEAIERNKNNLNFLRELGAPARSAALDYLAARNIHPDLTTPYPFFLSTDTWITQVPKEFDFENQLWPEHLFHAGLISPREQSSAIDFPWERLTGESLIYVSMGTMLTNAKQRLRMAVQAAQGAGRQVVVSTGPQIGVEEIGPLAANTIVLPYVPQTGILERAELFVTHGGLNSVLESLYRGVPLVVLPISFDQPGVAARVAYHGVGEFLNAQLLNQKLLTETIVSVLGNPSYKEAARKLQAKIAWQDGAQRAAKHLHKVMHR; encoded by the coding sequence ATGAAATTCGCTATATATACTGCGCTCTCCCACAGTCACATTCGGGTCATGTCGGCACTTGCGAAAGAGTTGGAGACGTTTGGCCATTCAGTGTGCGCCATCGGCATGGAAGACCATGCGCCTGTGTTTCACTCGTTGGATATGGAATTCTTTCCCGTCTGCTTACGGGAGTTTCCGCGTGGGGAGCTCCAACGGAGGTACGAGCCTGTTCGCGAGATGTACGGAATGGACGCACTGCGGGCAACGAGCGCCGTGGGTTGCGATGTCGTAGCGGGCGTTTTAAAGGATGGGGAAAGAGCTGTCAGGGCGAGCGGCGCAGACGCCTTGCTTCTGGATACTTCCGCGCGTGGACTAGAGGTGATCGCGATGCATATGGGAATGCCTTTTGCTCACGTCTCTGCACAGCTCCACGACGACTATTCGGGTGTCACCCCTCATTGGTTTTTTGACTGGCCACCCGAGACGAGTAGTGAAGCCATCGAGCGAAATAAAAACAATCTAAACTTTCTTCGGGAGTTGGGCGCGCCGGCCCGTTCTGCAGCTCTCGACTATCTTGCAGCCAGAAATATTCACCCAGACTTGACTACGCCTTATCCCTTCTTCCTTTCTACAGACACCTGGATTACGCAGGTCCCGAAGGAGTTTGATTTTGAGAACCAGCTTTGGCCTGAACATCTCTTCCATGCTGGGCTTATTAGCCCTCGCGAGCAAAGCTCTGCGATTGACTTTCCGTGGGAGCGCCTTACCGGGGAATCACTCATCTACGTATCGATGGGAACCATGCTGACGAACGCGAAGCAGCGGTTGCGCATGGCGGTACAAGCCGCTCAAGGTGCAGGTAGACAGGTCGTTGTTTCCACTGGACCCCAGATTGGGGTGGAAGAGATCGGCCCGCTGGCTGCGAACACGATCGTGCTCCCTTATGTTCCTCAGACCGGGATTCTTGAACGCGCAGAGCTATTCGTAACGCACGGTGGGCTCAACAGTGTTCTGGAATCGCTCTATCGCGGAGTGCCCCTCGTTGTTTTGCCGATCAGTTTCGACCAGCCCGGAGTAGCGGCAAGAGTCGCTTACCATGGCGTCGGTGAATTTCTAAACGCCCAACTACTCAATCAAAAGCTTCTCACCGAAACGATAGTCAGCGTGCTGGGTAACCCATCGTACAAAGAAGCCGCGCGGAAGTTGCAGGCGAAGATTGCGTGGCAGGATGGGGCACAGCGTGCGGCCAAGCATCTGCATAAAGTGATGCACCGCTAA